The Fuscovulum sp. sequence GTGATCTCGGACACCACACGCACGGTGTACGGGAAATCGGTCGGTGCGGGCAGGACAGCCTGCAGCGCGCGCCATGCCAGTTTCCCGTGGCCGATTTCGCGGCGGCCGGGCGAACCCACGCGGCCAACTTCGCCCACCGAATAGGGGGGGAAGTTGTAATGCAGCAGGAAGTTCGAACGGCTATTGCCATGCAGGGCGTCGATGATCTGCTCATCTTCGCCGGTGCCCAGCGTGGTCACGACCAGCGCCTGCGTTTCACCGCGGGTGAACAGCGCCGAACCGTGGGTGCGCGGCAGGACGCCGGTTTCCGACACGATGGAACGGACGGTTTTGTTGTCGCGGCCGTCGATGCGGGCACCACCATTGATGATGTCGCCGCGCAGGATGGACGATTCCAGCTTCTTGATCGCCGAGCCGAGGTTGATGTCGGCCAGGTCTTCTTCGCCCAGCGCGCCCTTGATCGCGGTCACGGCGGCAGAGATCGCATTGGTGCGGTCCTGCTTGTCCTTGATCGCAAAGGCAGCGCGCATCTGGGTTTCACCGGCAGCTTTGACGCGGGCATAGAGGGCCGAGTAATCGGGCGCTTCGAAATTGAAGGGCTCTTTCGCGGCATCTTCGGCCAGATCGATGATCAGGTCGATGACCGGCTGCATCCCGGCATGGCCGAACTTCACCGCGCCAAGCATTTCGGCCTCGGTCAGTTCATAGGCCTCGGATTCCACCATCATCACGGCGTCTTTGGTGCCGGCGATGACCAGATCAAGGCGCTGGTCGGGGTTGTTGCGCAGGTTCTGCAGATCGTCGACCGACGGGTTCAGAACATATTCGCCGTTCGAGAAGCCGACGCGGGCAGCGCCGATCGGGCCCATGAAGGGAACGCCAGAAATCGTCAGCGCAGCCGAGGCGGCGATGATGGCGACGACATCGGGTTCGTTGTGCAGGTCATGCGACAGCACGGTGCACATCACGAGGACTTCGTTCTTGAAGCCGTCGACGAACAGCGGACGGCAGGGACGGTCGATCAGGCGCGAGGTCAGCGTTTCCTTTTCCGAAGGACGGGCTTCGCGCTTGAAGAAGCCGCCCGGAATCTTGCCAGCGGCGTAGTATTTTTCCTGATAGTGCACGGTCAGGGGAAAAAAGTCCTGCCCCGGCTTTGCCTGCTTGGCAAAGGTCACGTTGGCCATGACCGAGGTTTCGCCAAGGGTGGCGATCACGGTGCCGTCGGCCTGACGGGCAACCTTTCCGGTTTCCAGGGTAAGCGTTTCACCGCCCCACTGGATGGATTTCTTGATAACGTTGAACATCAGCGGATCCTATCTGGAGGATATCGGCCCCTGCCGACCCTCCGTTTTCCTGGCGGCCCCATTGCCGCCGCCCCCTATCCTTCGCATGTGGCCGGGGGCATGGCCTCACGTCGCAGATGGGGGGCGCATACAGGAAAACAGGGGGTTTGGAAAGCACCGAGTGGGGCGTGGGCGCAAGCGGAGTTTGACGCCAACCCGGCGGCGATCCCTGCGTCAAACATCGCCAAGGTCGGACCGGCGTCGCCAGGAACGCAAAACGCCCACGACCTTGCGGGTCGCGGGCGTTCGGGCAACCCTTGCGGGAAGGATTAGCGGCGCAGACCCAGACGGCCGATCAGCGACGTGTAACGCGCTTCGTCTTTGGTCTTGAGGTAGTCCAGCAGTTTGCGGCGCTGGGCGACCAGCATCAGAAGGCCACGGCGAGAGTGGTTGTCCTTCTTGTGGGTCTTGAAGTGTTCGGTCAGCGTCGCGATGCGCGACGACAGGATCGCAACCTGAACCTCGGGCGAACCGGTGTCGCCTTCCTTGGTTGCGTAGTCTTTGATAACGCGGGCTTTTTCTTCGACAGTGATCGACATCGGATGTCTCCTGTTCAGAGGGTGAAGGCGCAAGCCGGGATGTCGTCCAGCAAGGCCGATAGAACCGCAGCGAGTCGGCAGACCCGCGCGGATGGCGGCGTATAGGAGAAAATGTCCGAAAAGAAAAGCGTCAAACGGAAGTGGGTTAACCACGCCTGCGGAATCCGGGGTGGATTGGCGCTGCGCTGCTGGAAAGAAAGCGGTGATTCTGGCATGGTAACACCGGTGGATACGGGCTGGGGGGCCTGTATCGCGCGGTCGGTGTAAGGGGTGCCATCCATGTTCGGATTGCTGGGTCTTGTCGGGCTGGTCGTCGCCGGGATGGTGGCCGATGCCACCGTGAATCCCGGGACCGAGGACGACGATCCCGAAGCTGATCCCACCGAAGCCAAGGGTGGCGAACCGGCGGATGAGGCCGCGACCGCCGATCTGCTGGCCCTGACCTATGCCGACAGCAACGCTGACGGGATGCCCATCAGTGACGACATTCCCGACACCCCGGATGACGACAGGGTGATGCATGGTACATCCGGCAGCGACATCCTGAACGGGGCGGGCGGCAATGACCTGCTGACGGGTGGCGCAGGGCGGGACGCTCTCAGCGGCGGTGGCGGCGATGACCGGCTGCTGGGCGGGGCGGGCGATGATGATATTGACGGCGGCAGCGGCGATGACCGCCTTTTGGGCCGCCTTGGCGCAGATCGGCTGACTGGCGGGGCGGGGGATGATCTGCTGCGCGGGGGCAGCGGGGTGGATTATCTGGCAGGGGGTGAGGGTGATGATCTTCTTGCCGGAGGGGCCGGGGCCGACAGCGTGCTGGGCGGTGCGGGTGATGATGTGCTGCGGGGTGGCCTCGGGGATGACTGGCTTTCCAGTGGCGCGGGTGCGGATGCGCTGACAGGTGGCAAGGGGGCGGATACGCTGGATGGGGGCGAGGGCGATGACACGCTGGATGGCGGGGCAGGGGCGGATTACCTGAACGCTGGGGCCGGAAATGATGTGCTGCGTTTGTCGAGCGAAACTTATGCCACCGGCGATGGTGGGGCAGATAGGTTCGAGATGATGGCGCCGGGCAGTTCCCTGATCGCCGATTTCAATCCGGAGGAGGACAGTCTGGTTGTTGTCTATGAACCGCCCGCCGATGGCGGGATGCCAGACATCACGGTGCAGACGGATGGCAAAGATGCCCTGATCCTGCTGGATGGCGAGGTGCTGGCCCGCGTCGCCAACGGGGCCGGGCTGACGCCCGCGGATATTCAGCTGCGCGCGGCCTGATCCCCGGTAAAGAAGGGCAAAAAGGCCGCCAGCACGGCCTGCGGGTTTTCCTCCATCACGAAATGGCCGGACTCGCAGGCGTCATCCGTCACCGTATCGGCCCAGCGCCGCCAGATGCCCGCCGGATCGCCGGTGCGGGCGGGAAAGCCGTGCCGCCCCCACAGGAAATGCAGCGGTGCCGTGATGCGGCGGCCTGCGGCGCGGTCGGCCACGTCATGCGCGCGGTCGGTGGTGGCCCCGGCGCGGTAGTCGGCACACATGGCGTGAATGCGGGCGGGGTCTGATGCCTGTTCCCGGTAGGACTGCAGCGCAAAGGCCGGAAAGACCGACAGCGATTTCTCTCGCGTCCAGCCTTGCAGTGTATGGTCAACCCAGGCCACGGGATCAGAGGCGATCATCCGTTCCGGCACCGGGGCAGGCTGGGCGAGAAACGTCCAATGCCAGGCGGACATGCCAAGGTCATATCCCCAGTTGTCCCAGTATTCGGCGGTGGGGGCGATTTCGACGATGCCAAGGCGACGAACCCGCGCAGGGTGATCCAGCGCCAACCGATAGGCCACCCGCGCGCCGCGATCATGGCCAAGGATATGGGCCGATGGCAGGCCAAGCTGATCCATCAGCGCCACGATATCGGCAGCCATCTGGCGTTTCGAATAGGCGTCATGGGTGGCATCATCGGGCGGCGCATCGCTTTGGCCATAGCCGCGCAGATCGGGGATGATCACATGAAACCGGTCAGTAAAGGCAGGCGCGATCTTCGCCCAGCACAGGCCGTTTTCCGGAAAGCCGTGGAGCAGGATCAGCGGTGCGCCCTTGCCTGCTTGTTGCACCGAAAGCGTGATGCCGGGTAGGGCGATGCGGTCACGGGTGAAACCGGGGATCGTGGTCATGGCCAAAGCTCTGGCTGGCGGTCATAGCCGATATAGAGCGGGTGCTTGGGGTACCCCCCCTGCGACAGGCCAAGCGTGTACAGCGGTCGGCCCGTGGCGCGCAGCAGACGTTCCACCTGCGCCCCCCGCCCCAGATGCGCGCCATGGGTGCCCCAGGCGCAGATGATGCGATCGGCCCAGCCCTGCGCGCTGTCGGCAATCGCGGCGTCATTGCCGGGGCCGATGGGATCGGCCATCGCGCGCATCACGCGGGGATCGGTGGCGCGAAAGGCAAAGATGTTGGTCACCCGGAACGCCCCGAACCCCAGCGCCCGCGCACGGCGTTCGCAACGCTCTACCGTGGGGTCATTTTGCACTTCGGTCGCCGTGGATGGGTTCAGCATCACGAAAAGCGCCTTTTCCCCTGACGGATCCCAGACGCGCGTCAACAGATAGCGATACGCCTCACATGGGGAATAGACCGCCGTGCTGGCGGCATCGCCTTTCTGATGGGTGCGGGTGATCATGCGGCATTGCCTTTGGCTGACCTTTGCAGCGTATTTGACCCAAGGTGAGATGGCAAAGGGATCAGTTGAACACGCGCGTCGGGTGCAATTCGCCCGATTGATAGCGCCCGACCGCCAAGGCGCGCCCCTGATATGAGGCCCAAACCTCCGTCCCCCATTCGATGCCCGAAGCGATAACCATACCCGGATTGCCGTTGCGCAGGCGGGCGGCGCCTTCGGGCGTGGCGATCACCTGCGGCAGGTCTGTCAGGCCCAGTTCCAGCGGTTTGATCAGGCTGTCGATTTCATCCGTGCGGGCGAGACGGTCGATCTCTTCCAGACTGACGCCGTCGCTGGCAACAAAGGGCCCCGACCATTCGCGCCGCAGCCATTGCACATGGCCAAGGCAGCCCAGGGCGCGGCCAAGGTCGCGGGCGATGGACCGGACATAGCCGCCCTTGCCGCAGACCATTTCCAGAAGCGCATGATCGGCATCGGGGCGGTCGGTCAACGTCAGGCTGTCCACCCAGAGCGGGCGGGCGGCAAGGTCCATCTGTTCGCCTTCGCGGGCAAGGTCATAGGCGCGTTCGCCATCCACCTTGACGGCGGAAAACTGTGGCGGCACCTGCTGAATATCCCCGCGAAAGGCGATCAGGGCCGCCTCGATCTCGGCATTTGTCGGGCGGGTGGTGGCGGTGTCGATGACCGTGCCTTCGGCATCATCGGTCGTGGTCGCTGCCCCGAAACGCACCATGAAACGATAGCATTTCAGCGCATCGGTGATGTAGGGAACGGTTTTCGTGGCTTCGCCCAAGGCCACGGCCAGAACCCCGGTCGCGGCGGGGTCCAGCGTGCCGGCATGGCCGGCCTTTTGCGCCTGAAACGCCCACTTCACCTTGTTCACCACTGAGGTCGAGGTGATGCCCGCCGGTTTGTCGACAATCAGCCAGCCCGAAACCGCCCTGCCCTTTTTCGTGCGCGCCATGCCCATCCCCTGTGTGAAGCAGCGCGTGCTAGCGAAGGCAGGGTCGGGCGTCAACCGCCGAGAAAAGGTCGCGTTTACTCTTTCCCCCAGCGGGCTTGGCCTGCTATGCCTGCGCACATGACATGGACGTTGCCGAATATCCTGACGGTGATCCGCCTTTTGGCCGCACCTGGCGTGGCCATCCTGTTCCTGTATTTCCACCGGCCTTGGGCGGATTGGTTCGCTTTGGCGCTGTTTGTCAGCGCGGCGATCACCGATTGGTTTGATGGCTATCTGGCGCGGGCGTGGAAGCAGGAATCCAAGTTCGGCGCGATGCTGGACCCAATCGCCGACAAGGCGATGGTGGTGATCGCGCTGGTCATCATCACAGGCTATTCCGGCATGAACCCCTGGCTGATCCTGCCCGTGACCGCGATCCTGTTCCGTGAGGTGTTCGTATCCGGCCTGCGCGAATTTCTTGGGGCCAAGGCGGGCCTTTTGAAGGTAACAAAACTGGCCAAGTGGAAGACCACGGCGCAGATGGTGGCGATTGCGGTGCTATTTCTGGGCACCGGGCTGGAACATGTCGAAGGGATCGCCCGGCAAGGCATGACGACGGATCAATATGCCGAGTTGGTGACGCAAGGCCTGGCCGATCCGATCCGGTCCTGCGGGACGCGAGGCTGTTCATCCTATGCCACGCTGGTGGGGCTGGTTTTGATCTGGGTCGCGGCGATCCTGACGATGATCACCGGCTGGGATTACTTCCGCAAATCGCTGCCCTTCCTGAAGGATGGCAAATGATCGACGTGCTGTATTTCGCCTGGGTGCGCGAACGCATCGGCCTGCCGCGCGAACGGATCGACACGCAGGCCGCGACGGTGGCCGATCTGGTGGCCGAACTGCGGGCGCGCGAAGACCGGTATGATGCGGCATTCGCCGATTTGGCCAGCCTGCGCGTGGCGCTGGACCAGCAGCTTGCGTCTTTCGATGCGCCACTGGCCGGGGTGCGTGAAGTGGCGTTTTTCCCGCCGATGACGGGGGGCTGAAGATGCGGATCGCCGTGCAAGAGACGGCATTCGATCTGGGAGATGAGGCGCGGGCCTTTGCGGCGGGTGCCGCGGGCGCGGGCGCGGTGGTCACCTTTACCGGCGTGGTGCGCGGCGATGGCGGCATGGCCGCGATGGAGATCGAGCATTATCCCGGCATGACGGAAAAGGCGATTTCCGCGATTGTGGATGAGGCCGTGTTGCGCTGGGCGCTGGTGGATGCGCTGGTGATCCATCGGTATGGGCGGCTGGTGGTGGGTGAGCCGATCATGATGGTTGCCACCGCCGCACCGCACCGGGCAGATGCCTTTGCGGCGGCTGAGTTCCTGATGGATTACCTGAAATCCCGCGCGCCGTTCTGGAAAAAGGAAATCGGCGCGGATGGTGCGGCTTGGGTCGCGGCCAAGGACGCGGATGAGGCGGCGCTTACCCGCTGGTGAACCGCGCCTGCCAAGCGGGCAGCACATCGCCGGGCATGGGTTGCGCCAGATAAACCGCGCGGGCGATGGCACGGGCAAGGCAGCTTGCCCCCGCATGGCCCAGCCTGAAGGCATCACCAATCGGGTCTGACAGGGGACGGTCTCCGGTAGCGGCAGCAAAGACCAGATCGCCATCCAGCAGGGTATGTGACGGCACCAGCGCACGCGCCATGCCATCCTGCGCCGCTGTGGCAAGGCGTTGGCATTCCGCCTGTGTCAGGGCGGCATCGGTTGCGATGATGGCGATGGTGGTCGCCTCACCCCTTCCCTTGGTTGGCGGGGGTTCATCGCCTGGGTCATGGGCGGTGGCGGGGCCAAAGCCGCCGAATTCCGCCCCCATCTCCCATGGGGCGGCCCAGAAATGCGGGCCGTTGCCCACCGTGGCCGACCCCAGCGCATTGACCGCCACCAAGGCGCCGATGCGATGGCCGCTGTCCAGCACGGCCGAGGCAGAGCCAAGCCCGCCCTTCCACCGCCCGGTCAATGCGCCATAGCCTGCACCGACGCTGCCAAGGGCAGGGTGGTCGTCAACGGCGTTCAGCGCAGCAAGGCCA is a genomic window containing:
- the pnp gene encoding polyribonucleotide nucleotidyltransferase, with the protein product MFNVIKKSIQWGGETLTLETGKVARQADGTVIATLGETSVMANVTFAKQAKPGQDFFPLTVHYQEKYYAAGKIPGGFFKREARPSEKETLTSRLIDRPCRPLFVDGFKNEVLVMCTVLSHDLHNEPDVVAIIAASAALTISGVPFMGPIGAARVGFSNGEYVLNPSVDDLQNLRNNPDQRLDLVIAGTKDAVMMVESEAYELTEAEMLGAVKFGHAGMQPVIDLIIDLAEDAAKEPFNFEAPDYSALYARVKAAGETQMRAAFAIKDKQDRTNAISAAVTAIKGALGEEDLADINLGSAIKKLESSILRGDIINGGARIDGRDNKTVRSIVSETGVLPRTHGSALFTRGETQALVVTTLGTGEDEQIIDALHGNSRSNFLLHYNFPPYSVGEVGRVGSPGRREIGHGKLAWRALQAVLPAPTDFPYTVRVVSEITESNGSSSMASVCGGSLSMMDAGVPLKAPVAGVAMGLILEDDGRWAVLTDILGDEDHLGDMDFKVAGTENGITSLQMDIKVAGITPEIMEQALAQAKDGRLHILGEMNKALSAPQGFSEYAPKIETLQIPTDKIREVIGSGGKVIREIVELSGAKVDINDDGIIKIASSSADAIKRAYDMIWSIVAEPEEGKIYTGKVVKLVDFGAFVNFFGKRDGLVHVSQIANKRLNHPNEHLKEGQEVKVKLLGFDDRGKVRLGMKMVDQETGLEITETKEEAEA
- the rpsO gene encoding 30S ribosomal protein S15 yields the protein MSITVEEKARVIKDYATKEGDTGSPEVQVAILSSRIATLTEHFKTHKKDNHSRRGLLMLVAQRRKLLDYLKTKDEARYTSLIGRLGLRR
- a CDS encoding calcium-binding protein; this encodes MFGLLGLVGLVVAGMVADATVNPGTEDDDPEADPTEAKGGEPADEAATADLLALTYADSNADGMPISDDIPDTPDDDRVMHGTSGSDILNGAGGNDLLTGGAGRDALSGGGGDDRLLGGAGDDDIDGGSGDDRLLGRLGADRLTGGAGDDLLRGGSGVDYLAGGEGDDLLAGGAGADSVLGGAGDDVLRGGLGDDWLSSGAGADALTGGKGADTLDGGEGDDTLDGGAGADYLNAGAGNDVLRLSSETYATGDGGADRFEMMAPGSSLIADFNPEEDSLVVVYEPPADGGMPDITVQTDGKDALILLDGEVLARVANGAGLTPADIQLRAA
- a CDS encoding alpha/beta hydrolase, with the protein product MTTIPGFTRDRIALPGITLSVQQAGKGAPLILLHGFPENGLCWAKIAPAFTDRFHVIIPDLRGYGQSDAPPDDATHDAYSKRQMAADIVALMDQLGLPSAHILGHDRGARVAYRLALDHPARVRRLGIVEIAPTAEYWDNWGYDLGMSAWHWTFLAQPAPVPERMIASDPVAWVDHTLQGWTREKSLSVFPAFALQSYREQASDPARIHAMCADYRAGATTDRAHDVADRAAGRRITAPLHFLWGRHGFPARTGDPAGIWRRWADTVTDDACESGHFVMEENPQAVLAAFLPFFTGDQAARS
- a CDS encoding DUF1643 domain-containing protein; the encoded protein is MITRTHQKGDAASTAVYSPCEAYRYLLTRVWDPSGEKALFVMLNPSTATEVQNDPTVERCERRARALGFGAFRVTNIFAFRATDPRVMRAMADPIGPGNDAAIADSAQGWADRIICAWGTHGAHLGRGAQVERLLRATGRPLYTLGLSQGGYPKHPLYIGYDRQPELWP
- the truB gene encoding tRNA pseudouridine(55) synthase TruB — translated: MARTKKGRAVSGWLIVDKPAGITSTSVVNKVKWAFQAQKAGHAGTLDPAATGVLAVALGEATKTVPYITDALKCYRFMVRFGAATTTDDAEGTVIDTATTRPTNAEIEAALIAFRGDIQQVPPQFSAVKVDGERAYDLAREGEQMDLAARPLWVDSLTLTDRPDADHALLEMVCGKGGYVRSIARDLGRALGCLGHVQWLRREWSGPFVASDGVSLEEIDRLARTDEIDSLIKPLELGLTDLPQVIATPEGAARLRNGNPGMVIASGIEWGTEVWASYQGRALAVGRYQSGELHPTRVFN
- the pgsA gene encoding CDP-diacylglycerol--glycerol-3-phosphate 3-phosphatidyltransferase, which gives rise to MTWTLPNILTVIRLLAAPGVAILFLYFHRPWADWFALALFVSAAITDWFDGYLARAWKQESKFGAMLDPIADKAMVVIALVIITGYSGMNPWLILPVTAILFREVFVSGLREFLGAKAGLLKVTKLAKWKTTAQMVAIAVLFLGTGLEHVEGIARQGMTTDQYAELVTQGLADPIRSCGTRGCSSYATLVGLVLIWVAAILTMITGWDYFRKSLPFLKDGK
- the moaD gene encoding molybdopterin converting factor subunit 1, which produces MIDVLYFAWVRERIGLPRERIDTQAATVADLVAELRAREDRYDAAFADLASLRVALDQQLASFDAPLAGVREVAFFPPMTGG
- a CDS encoding molybdenum cofactor biosynthesis protein MoaE → MRIAVQETAFDLGDEARAFAAGAAGAGAVVTFTGVVRGDGGMAAMEIEHYPGMTEKAISAIVDEAVLRWALVDALVIHRYGRLVVGEPIMMVATAAPHRADAFAAAEFLMDYLKSRAPFWKKEIGADGAAWVAAKDADEAALTRW
- a CDS encoding P1 family peptidase, with protein sequence MKPGPRNLITDVPGLSVGHAHDPRLRSGVTVLTAQRPFTAAVNIMGGAPGTRETDLLSPDRLVQQVDALVLAGGSAFGLDACSGVADGLRAMGRGFAVGDQRVPIVPGAILFDLLNGGDKSWDRNPYHALGLAALNAVDDHPALGSVGAGYGALTGRWKGGLGSASAVLDSGHRIGALVAVNALGSATVGNGPHFWAAPWEMGAEFGGFGPATAHDPGDEPPPTKGRGEATTIAIIATDAALTQAECQRLATAAQDGMARALVPSHTLLDGDLVFAAATGDRPLSDPIGDAFRLGHAGASCLARAIARAVYLAQPMPGDVLPAWQARFTSG